The Engraulis encrasicolus isolate BLACKSEA-1 chromosome 4, IST_EnEncr_1.0, whole genome shotgun sequence genome includes a window with the following:
- the cdc23 gene encoding cell division cycle protein 23 homolog: protein MAALGTEFGDLVQIKKQLISIISQCRERGLVHSVKWASELAFALDPLPVNEHPPPPDLTEEDAADFDALCLAKSYFDLKEYDRAAYFLRDCRSKKAYFLYMYSRYLSGEKKKDDETVDSLGPLEKGQVRNEALRELRVELSKKHIAGELDGFALYLYGVVLRKLDLLKEAVDIFVAATHALPLHWGAWLELCNLVTNIEMLKSLSLPECWVRDFFLAQMYTELQMITEALQKYQSLIEAGFSKSTYIISQIAVAYHNIRDIDKALALFNELREQDPFRIENMDTFSNLLYVRSMKPELSYLAHNLVEIDKYRVETCCVIGNYYSLRSQHEKAALYFQRALKLNPRCLGAWTLMGHEYMEMKNTSAAIQAYRHAIEVNKRDYRAWYGLGQTYEILKMPFYSLYYYRKAHHLRPNDSRMLVALGECYEKLNQHVEAKKCYWRAYSVGDVERMALLKLAKLHEQLHESDDAAQYYIIYIKDIFSCGEQLEHAEVSTALRYLGYYYYRKGMYDESSLCAQRCCDYNDARDAGKALLMQISATVRDQGELSPLEMSTPEVFAPLSNNNAATPIRRVSPLDLSSVTP, encoded by the exons ATGGCGGCGCTCGGTACGGAGTTTGGCGACTTGGTGCAAATTAAAAAACAACTAATATCTATAATATCGCAATGCAGAGAAAGGGGGCTAGTACATAGTGTGAAGTG GGCTTCCGAGTTGGCGTTTGCCTTGGACCCTCTCCCAGTAAACGAACACCCCCCGCCTCCTGATCTCACTGAG GAGGATGCTGCAGACTTTGACGCTCTCTGTTTGGCCAAATCCTACTTTGACCTGAAGGAGTATGACCGCGCTGCCTATTTTCTTCGGGATTGTCGCAGTAAAAAAGCCTATTTTTTGTATATGTACTCTCGATACTTG tcaggagagaagaagaaagatgaCGAGACAGTGGACAGCCTAG GCCCTCTGGAGAAGGGTCAGGTGCGTAACGAGGCCCTGAGGGAGCTGAGAGTGGAGCTGAGTAAGAAGCACATTGCCGGGGAACTGGATGGATTTGCCTTGTACCT ctatgggGTGGTGTTGCGGAAGCTGGATCTGCTTAAAGAGGCGGTGGACATCTTTGTTGCCGCAACACACGCCCTGCCTTTACACTGGGGAGCCTGGCTGGAACTCTGCAATCTGGTCACCAACATTGAAATG CTGAAGTCCCTGTCGCTGCCGGAGTGCTGGGTGCGAGATTTCTTCCTGGCTCAGATGTACACGGAGCTGCAGATGATCACGGAGGCGCTTCAGAAGTACCAGAGCCTCATCGAGGCCGGCTTCTCCAAAAGCACCTACATCATCTCACAGATCGCCGTCGCCTACCACAACATACGAG ATATTGACAAGGCTCTTGCACTCTTCAACGAGCTGCGAGAGCAGGACCCTTTCCGCATCGAGAACATGGACACCTTCTCCAATCTGCTCTATGTCCGA AGTATGAAACCGGAGCTCAGCTATCTGGCCCACAATCTGGTGGAGATTGACAAGTACCGAGTGGAGACATGCTGTGTGATCg GTAACTACTACAGCTTGCGGTCGCAGCATGAGAAGGCAGCCCTGTACTTCCAGCGAGCCCTGAAGCTGAACCCACGCTGCCTGGGGGCGTGGACCCTCATGGGCCATGAGTACATGGAAATGAAGAACACATCAGCTGCCATCCAGGCCTATAg ACATGCAATCGAGGTGAACAAACGTGACTATCGAGCCTGGTACGGACTTGGACAGACCTACGAGATCCTCAAGATGCCCTTTTACTCTCTATATTATTACCGCAAGGCCCAccacctcag ACCCAATGACTCGCGTATGCTCGTTGCTCTTGGTGAATGCTACGAGAAACTCAACCAGCATGTGGAAGCTAAGAAG TGTTATTGGAGGGCGTACTCAGTAGGCGATGTGGAAAGGATGGCTCTTCTCAAACTGGCTAA ACTGCACGAACAACTCCATGAATCAGACGACGCTGCTCAGTACTACATCATCTATATCAAAGACATTTTCTCATGTGGG gagCAGTTGGAGCATGCGGAGGTGAGCACGGCGCTGCGCTACCtgggctactactactacaggaAGGGCATGTATGATGAGTCCTCCTTATGCGCACAACGCTGCTGCGACTACAACGAC GCCCGTGATGCGGGTAAGGCCCTGCTGATGCAGATCTCTGCTACGGTGCGTGACCAAGGGGAGCTGTCGCCTCTGGAGATGTCCACGCCGGAAGTCTTCGCACCGCTCTCCAACAACAACGCAGCCACGCCCATACGCAGAGTCTCACCCCTGGACCTCTCTTCTGTCACGccctaa